A segment of the Ramlibacter agri genome:
GGTGGTGGCCTATGCCCGCTCGCTGGAGCCGGCGATGAAGAAGGTGGCGCCGGGCACGGGCTTCTCCTTCGACACCATCTGCGAGATCCCCAGCTTCCTGGGCTCGGCGCAGGACGACGTGACGCGGCTGGCCATGCGCTTGGCGGGCGAGCCGCAGACCACCAACGTGGCCTTCGGCACCGAAGCCGGCCTCTTCAAGCAGGCCGGTATCCGCACCGTGGTCTGCGGCCCGGGCAGCATCAACCAGGCCCACCAGCCCGACGAATACGTGAGCCTGGAGCAGCTGGCGCGCTGCGAGGCTTTCATGCAAGGGCTGGCGGGGATCCGCTCGCTGGACTGACAAGAACTGCCGAACTTCCGGGACGCAAAAGACGCAAAAGCGACGCAAAGGACGCAAAAGAAACCTTCGATGGATGTTCTTTTGCGTCCTTTGCGAACCTTCGCGCCCTTTGCGTCCGGAAGTCCTGTCTCCAGACTCAGGTCCGCACGCGCCCGTCCGCCGTCAGCATCGACAGTTCCACGAAGCTCGATGCGACGTGGTCGGTGCTGGAGAAGCTGGTGCTGAAGCCGCCGTAGTCGCGGCTGCCGAGTGCTTCCAGGCCGGCCACGAGGCCTTCGCGCGTGGGCTTGGCGGGGCCGTGCTTCAGGCCGTCGACCAGCAGGCGTGCGGCCAGCCAGCCTTCCATGCTGGAGAAGTTGGCCTGGTGCGGGCCGCCGGCCTTCTTCACGGCTTCGGCGAATTCGCGCGTGATCGGCCGCGCCGGGTTGTAGGGTGAGGGCACGACCTGCGACACCACCACGCCGGCGGCGTCCTTGCCCAGTTCGTCGGCCAGCGCCTGCGTGCCGACGAAGGACACGTTGTAGAAGGTGCCGCCGTAGCCGGCGGCGCGCGCGGCGCGGATGAAGGCGGCGCAGGACTTGTACGCGCTGATTTGCACGATGGCGTCCGGCGCGGCGGCCAGCAGCGCCTTCACCGCCGGCGCCACGTTGACGCTGTTGCGCGCCACGGTGGCGCGCGCCACCGGCTGCAGCTTGTGCGCGGCCAGCGCCAGTTCCATGCCGTCGAGGCCGGCCTTGCCGTAGGCGTCGTCCTGGTAGAACACGCCGATCTTCTGCAGGCCCACGTTGGTGAGCTGCTTGACGATCAGCGCGGTCTCGTCGTTGTAGGAGGCGCGCAGGTGGAACACGAGGCGGTTGAAGGGATCGCGCAGCGACATGGCGCCGGTGAAGGGCGCGATGAAGGGCGCTTTC
Coding sequences within it:
- a CDS encoding ABC transporter substrate-binding protein: MLTRRNFTRGAAGAAALLAAPVLRAQPDRILLAQSAPFSGPAAQLGIQFNQGAQLYLDQVNAQGGVHKMPVELVHLDDGYEPDRCADNTRKLLAQDPIALFGYIGTPTSLAALPLATAAKAPFIAPFTGAMSLRDPFNRLVFHLRASYNDETALIVKQLTNVGLQKIGVFYQDDAYGKAGLDGMELALAAHKLQPVARATVARNSVNVAPAVKALLAAAPDAIVQISAYKSCAAFIRAARAAGYGGTFYNVSFVGTQALADELGKDAAGVVVSQVVPSPYNPARPITREFAEAVKKAGGPHQANFSSMEGWLAARLLVDGLKHGPAKPTREGLVAGLEALGSRDYGGFSTSFSSTDHVASSFVELSMLTADGRVRT